Proteins from one Mucilaginibacter jinjuensis genomic window:
- the odhB gene encoding 2-oxoglutarate dehydrogenase complex dihydrolipoyllysine-residue succinyltransferase, whose product MSLEIKVPPVGESITEVTLSRWIKKDGDAVEMDEVIAELESDKATFELTAEKAGTLKTIAAEGDTLAIGAPVASIEDGGSVAAASSSSTPAEAAPAPAPAPVAETAPVTATATQSTGSIEIKVPPVGESITEVTLSRWIKKDGDEVAMDEAIAELESDKATFELTAESAGVLKTIAKEGDTLEIGAVVCSIVTGGSVAAASGSNTPAPAIEATPATAAATKELTYASGTPSPAAAKILAEKGVDPASVTGNGVGGRITKEDALNAQGTAQPAAASAPATSAPAPAAAPAAKPAAPAAPKAPAPAAAPAVAGSRVERREKMTSLRKTIAKRLVAVKNETAMLTTFNEVDMAPIMELRGKYKDKFKEKHGVGLGFMSFFTKAVCEALKEWPAVGARIENDEIVYSDFVDVSIAVSAPRGLVVPVIRNADQMGLADIEKAVVALAGKARENKLTIEEMTGGTFTITNGGVFGSMLSTPIINSPQSAILGMHNIIERPVAVNGQVVIRPMMYLALSYDHRVIDGRESVSFLVRVKQLLEDPARLLLGV is encoded by the coding sequence ATGAGTTTAGAAATAAAAGTTCCGCCGGTAGGCGAATCAATTACCGAAGTTACCTTGTCGCGCTGGATTAAGAAAGACGGCGACGCTGTGGAGATGGATGAAGTGATCGCTGAGTTAGAGTCAGATAAAGCAACATTTGAACTAACTGCCGAAAAAGCAGGGACTTTAAAAACAATAGCTGCCGAAGGTGATACTTTAGCCATTGGCGCTCCTGTAGCAAGTATTGAAGATGGGGGATCAGTAGCAGCAGCGAGTAGCAGTAGCACTCCTGCCGAAGCTGCACCGGCTCCTGCTCCTGCACCGGTTGCCGAGACTGCTCCTGTAACTGCCACTGCTACTCAATCAACTGGTTCAATCGAAATCAAAGTTCCACCGGTAGGTGAGTCTATTACTGAGGTTACTTTATCACGCTGGATTAAAAAAGACGGCGATGAAGTAGCGATGGATGAAGCCATTGCCGAACTGGAATCAGACAAAGCAACATTTGAATTAACTGCCGAAAGCGCTGGTGTTTTAAAAACCATTGCTAAAGAAGGCGATACATTAGAAATTGGCGCTGTTGTTTGCAGCATCGTAACTGGTGGATCGGTAGCAGCAGCAAGTGGCAGTAATACTCCTGCTCCGGCAATTGAAGCTACCCCTGCAACTGCCGCTGCTACTAAAGAACTTACTTACGCATCAGGCACGCCATCACCTGCTGCAGCTAAAATATTAGCTGAGAAAGGTGTTGACCCAGCATCAGTAACCGGCAACGGTGTTGGTGGCCGCATCACTAAAGAAGATGCGCTGAACGCACAAGGCACTGCTCAGCCAGCTGCAGCAAGTGCACCTGCAACATCAGCTCCTGCTCCGGCAGCAGCACCTGCGGCTAAACCAGCTGCGCCTGCTGCTCCAAAAGCTCCGGCACCGGCGGCTGCTCCTGCGGTAGCGGGTTCAAGAGTTGAGCGTCGCGAAAAAATGACTTCATTACGTAAAACTATTGCTAAACGCTTAGTTGCCGTTAAAAATGAGACTGCAATGTTAACCACTTTCAACGAGGTTGATATGGCACCTATCATGGAGTTACGCGGTAAATACAAAGATAAATTTAAAGAGAAACATGGCGTAGGCTTAGGCTTTATGTCGTTCTTCACTAAGGCAGTTTGCGAGGCATTGAAAGAATGGCCTGCCGTAGGTGCCCGTATAGAGAATGATGAGATCGTGTACAGCGATTTCGTTGACGTATCAATCGCAGTATCTGCACCACGTGGTCTGGTTGTTCCGGTTATCCGTAACGCAGATCAAATGGGCCTGGCTGATATCGAGAAAGCAGTTGTTGCTTTAGCCGGTAAAGCCCGCGAAAACAAGTTGACTATCGAAGAAATGACTGGCGGTACCTTCACCATCACCAACGGTGGTGTGTTTGGTTCAATGTTATCAACCCCGATTATCAATTCGCCACAATCAGCTATTTTAGGTATGCACAATATCATTGAGCGCCCTGTGGCAGTTAACGGTCAGGTGGTAATTCGCCCAATGATGTATCTGGCATTATCTTATGATCACCGTGTAATTGACGGCCGCGAGTCGGTTAGCTTCCTGGTAAGGGTAAAACAATTACTGGAAGACCCTGCAAGGTTATTATTAGGCGTTTAA
- a CDS encoding MFS transporter: MRNSTPTEANNELSPLTLWVMTITTGLVVANIYYNQPLLTDIADTFHVSNSKAGQVSMFTQIGYAAGLLFIVPLGDMFKRKKLMLIDFALVIISLLGVALAPTLPLLYIASFLVGLSSIIPQLLIPMAAHLADPKERGKKIGFVMSGLLIGILLSRTISGFVGAHFGWHAIFYAAAVMMFALWALIYFLLPEIEPSYTGKYSDLMKSLYHLFMSEPKLRLAAFRGALLFAAFSAFWSTLIFLLKLPQFNKGSDVAGAFGLVGAFGAIAVGLMGRLTDKVDAYKLSTFTISLVVISFIIFYFSSSSIIGLVIGVIIMDMGVQATHISNQAIIFSLTEEARNRVNTVYMVSYFVGGSAGTFLASRLWDQFQWNGVCAIGTILSVIVLIVHMANHKKMQIK, from the coding sequence ATGCGTAATTCTACACCCACCGAAGCTAATAACGAACTAAGCCCGCTAACATTGTGGGTGATGACAATTACTACCGGTTTAGTAGTGGCCAACATTTATTATAACCAGCCATTACTTACCGATATTGCCGATACTTTCCACGTAAGCAACAGCAAAGCCGGGCAGGTTTCTATGTTTACACAAATAGGATACGCAGCCGGCCTGCTATTTATTGTGCCCCTTGGCGATATGTTTAAGCGCAAAAAATTAATGCTGATTGATTTTGCACTGGTTATAATTTCGCTTTTAGGCGTTGCCCTTGCCCCTACATTACCACTATTATATATAGCCAGTTTCCTGGTAGGCCTTTCATCTATCATCCCCCAGTTATTAATACCAATGGCGGCGCATCTTGCAGACCCAAAAGAACGTGGTAAAAAGATTGGCTTTGTAATGAGCGGATTGTTGATAGGTATCCTACTATCACGTACCATCAGTGGCTTCGTAGGTGCACATTTTGGCTGGCATGCCATATTTTATGCAGCGGCAGTTATGATGTTTGCTTTATGGGCGCTCATCTATTTCCTGTTGCCGGAGATCGAACCTTCATACACCGGCAAATACAGCGACCTGATGAAATCGCTTTACCATTTATTTATGAGTGAGCCTAAATTGCGTTTGGCTGCTTTTCGCGGTGCGTTGTTATTTGCTGCTTTCAGTGCATTTTGGTCTACGCTCATATTTTTGTTAAAACTACCGCAATTTAACAAAGGCAGTGATGTAGCAGGCGCATTTGGGTTGGTGGGTGCCTTTGGAGCAATTGCCGTAGGCTTAATGGGCAGGCTGACTGATAAGGTAGACGCCTACAAGCTTTCTACCTTCACTATCTCATTGGTGGTTATATCATTTATTATCTTTTACTTTTCGAGCAGCAGCATTATAGGTTTGGTAATCGGCGTTATCATTATGGATATGGGTGTACAGGCTACGCATATCTCAAACCAGGCCATTATATTCTCACTAACCGAAGAAGCGCGTAACCGGGTTAATACGGTTTACATGGTGTCTTACTTTGTGGGCGGCTCGGCAGGTACATTTTTAGCCAGCCGCTTATGGGACCAGTTTCAATGGAACGGCGTGTGCGCAATTGGTACAATACTGTCTGTTATCGTGCTAATTGTACACATGGCTAATCACAAAAAAATGCAGATTAAATAG
- a CDS encoding carboxylesterase/lipase family protein yields the protein MKFTSPHFTRIAGLFLLIIATAASAQNIVVKTTKGYIKGIQENQSIIFRGVPYAQPPVAELRFKAPQPHFAWKDTLLCEKFGNTAVQGGDGGKVRGNEDCLSLNIYTPAIQPKTKMPVVVWVHGGSLTVGSGIGMNGHAFADRDSVIAVTINYRLGIFGFMYLGDVDKSLRTSGNNGLLDLMMALKWIKENINSFGGDPSRVTVMGESAGAKLTSTLLLTPQSKGLFSQLVLESGGVQCVRDSVTAKAIRQRVMNELHVSKASELLTLPAEQLMIAQAKVCKGAQGTNYFGPVDDGDIISGDPYQCIAKKTNKNIKLLIGTNKVESRLFMNMDKRLYTPDSTSLYDWFGNNYKYSLAAYQSEAKRIDPDSAAATVLTEYMYKMHSYRLADALAKAGNQLWIYRFDYNKDGKGATHADELPYVWYLPDAKHNDGFNTELAVQMHTAWVNFIKGDKPGKINYADWPPYQGVVRSIMVFDKISGPTTLKDVFNDPNHPSGSLVLN from the coding sequence ATGAAATTTACATCCCCACATTTTACCCGCATAGCCGGTCTGTTTTTGCTGATTATTGCTACCGCTGCATCCGCACAGAATATAGTAGTAAAAACCACAAAAGGCTATATTAAAGGCATTCAGGAAAATCAATCCATCATATTTAGAGGCGTGCCTTATGCTCAGCCACCGGTTGCCGAGCTAAGATTTAAAGCACCTCAGCCCCATTTTGCATGGAAGGATACTCTGCTATGCGAAAAGTTCGGCAATACCGCTGTGCAAGGCGGCGATGGTGGTAAAGTGAGGGGGAATGAAGATTGTTTATCATTAAATATATATACACCGGCAATTCAGCCCAAAACTAAAATGCCGGTAGTGGTTTGGGTACATGGCGGCAGCTTAACGGTGGGTTCGGGCATTGGAATGAACGGCCATGCCTTCGCCGATCGTGATAGTGTGATAGCCGTTACCATTAATTATCGTTTGGGCATATTCGGGTTTATGTACCTGGGCGATGTTGATAAATCGCTGCGTACATCAGGCAACAACGGTTTGCTTGATCTGATGATGGCTTTAAAATGGATCAAAGAAAATATCAACTCATTCGGCGGCGATCCATCACGTGTAACCGTAATGGGCGAATCGGCAGGGGCTAAGCTGACCAGCACTTTATTACTTACACCACAATCAAAAGGCTTGTTTAGCCAGTTGGTTTTAGAAAGCGGCGGTGTGCAATGCGTACGCGATTCGGTTACCGCCAAAGCTATTCGCCAGCGTGTGATGAATGAATTACATGTAAGTAAAGCTTCAGAACTATTAACACTGCCGGCAGAACAACTAATGATAGCCCAGGCCAAAGTATGTAAAGGTGCACAGGGTACCAATTATTTCGGCCCGGTTGATGATGGGGATATTATATCAGGCGATCCTTATCAGTGCATCGCTAAAAAAACTAATAAAAACATTAAGCTGTTGATAGGTACCAATAAAGTAGAAAGCCGGTTGTTTATGAACATGGACAAGCGCCTCTACACCCCCGATTCTACATCGTTGTATGATTGGTTTGGTAATAACTATAAGTATTCACTGGCTGCTTACCAATCAGAGGCTAAACGCATTGATCCCGATTCGGCAGCTGCTACGGTCCTTACCGAGTATATGTACAAAATGCATTCGTACCGTTTGGCGGATGCCTTGGCTAAAGCCGGCAATCAACTTTGGATATACCGTTTCGATTATAATAAGGATGGTAAAGGAGCCACCCATGCCGATGAATTACCTTACGTATGGTATTTGCCCGATGCTAAACATAACGATGGCTTCAATACCGAATTGGCCGTACAAATGCACACAGCCTGGGTTAACTTTATAAAAGGGGATAAGCCCGGCAAAATTAACTACGCCGACTGGCCGCCTTACCAGGGAGTTGTACGGTCGATCATGGTATTCGATAAGATATCCGGCCCTACTACTTTGAAAGATGTATTTAACGATCCGAACCATCCATCAGGTAGTTTGGTGCTTAATTAA
- a CDS encoding 2-oxoglutarate dehydrogenase E1 component — MDRFTYLNNENTAYIDSLYEAYQQDPASVDYGWQKFFEGFDFGKGSDGKPAVAGGTDTPPNHVLKEINVLNMINGYRSRGHLFTHTNPVRERRQYFPGKELETFGLSDADLDTVFNAGVEVGLGKATLRDIRQLLEDTYCQTIGAEYKYIRNPIKTKWFEDRMEKTRNQPSFSADEKKRILNKLNQAVVFENFLGTKFLGQKRFSLEGAEALIPALDSVIEKGSKLGIEEFTIGMAHRGRLNVLANIMGKSYKEIFSEFEGKNYDVDTVYGGDVKYHLGFSTDIETSNGKSVHLSLCPNPSHLETVDPVVEGQTRSKIDFKYNGDYNRIAPILIHGDASVAAQGIIYEVLQMEKLEGYRTGGTVHLVINNQIGFTTNYKDARSSTYCTDIAKTVLSPVFHVNGDDAEALAYTINLAMEYRQTFNEDVFIDILCYRRYGHNESDEPKFTQPVLYKAIEAHANPREIYLQKLLAQGDISADAAKEMEKTFRDLLQAQLNESKSEDRFTESKPMFAGAWQGLHIGSEKEAVAPTATAVAEAELLAIGNKLTELPKGKPLFKKIEKLFEDRRKMVNETKVFDWAMGELFAYGSLLKEGHPVRLSGEDVKRGTFSHRHAVITLPDTDEEYTPMDHIGAEEKFSIYNSLLSEYGVLGFEYGYALANPHALTIWEAQFGDFVNGAQIIVDQYIASAETKWQRGNGLVMLLPHGYEGQGPEHSSARIERFMELCADSNIQVANCTTPANFFHILRRQLNRDFRKPLVVFTPKSLLRHPACVSPLVDFTEGQFQELIDDSFVDTKKVKRVLFCSGKIYYDLLEKQQADKRKDVAIVRVEQLYPTPKDQMEKLKAKYSHATEFIWVQEEPENMGAWPYMLRKFRKSELQLDVISRKESASTATGYSKQHNSQQLYIVGKAFEAPAGSPVKETIKETTKKMAETSAD, encoded by the coding sequence ATGGATCGTTTCACATATCTAAATAACGAAAACACAGCCTATATCGACTCTCTATATGAAGCCTACCAGCAGGACCCAGCCTCGGTAGATTATGGTTGGCAAAAGTTTTTCGAAGGGTTTGACTTTGGTAAAGGTTCGGATGGTAAGCCTGCTGTTGCAGGTGGTACCGATACGCCGCCCAACCATGTGTTAAAAGAAATAAACGTTTTAAATATGATAAACGGGTACCGCTCACGTGGCCACCTGTTTACGCATACTAACCCCGTACGCGAGCGCCGCCAGTATTTTCCGGGCAAAGAACTGGAAACTTTTGGCTTAAGTGATGCCGACCTGGATACCGTATTTAATGCCGGTGTTGAAGTAGGCTTGGGCAAAGCAACCCTGCGCGACATTCGCCAGTTGCTGGAAGATACTTACTGCCAAACTATCGGTGCCGAGTACAAATACATCCGCAACCCGATAAAAACCAAGTGGTTTGAAGACCGCATGGAGAAAACCCGCAATCAGCCTTCGTTCTCGGCAGATGAGAAAAAACGTATCCTGAATAAATTAAACCAGGCGGTAGTTTTCGAAAACTTCCTGGGTACCAAATTCCTGGGTCAGAAACGTTTTTCGCTGGAAGGTGCTGAGGCATTAATCCCGGCGCTGGATTCGGTTATCGAAAAAGGCTCTAAACTGGGTATCGAAGAGTTTACCATTGGTATGGCTCACCGTGGCCGTTTAAACGTGCTGGCTAACATCATGGGCAAATCATACAAAGAGATCTTCTCTGAGTTTGAAGGCAAAAACTACGATGTGGATACCGTTTACGGTGGCGACGTAAAATACCACTTAGGTTTCTCTACAGATATCGAAACCTCTAACGGCAAAAGCGTTCACTTAAGCTTATGCCCTAACCCTTCGCACCTGGAAACTGTTGACCCGGTTGTTGAAGGCCAGACAAGATCAAAAATCGACTTTAAATATAACGGCGATTATAACCGTATTGCACCAATATTAATACACGGCGACGCTTCTGTAGCAGCACAAGGTATTATTTATGAAGTGCTGCAAATGGAAAAACTGGAAGGTTACCGCACTGGTGGTACCGTTCACCTGGTGATCAACAACCAGATTGGTTTTACCACCAACTATAAAGACGCACGTTCAAGTACTTATTGTACTGATATTGCTAAAACCGTTTTATCTCCGGTTTTCCACGTAAATGGCGACGATGCCGAGGCATTGGCTTATACCATTAACCTGGCTATGGAGTATCGCCAAACATTTAATGAAGATGTATTTATCGACATTTTATGTTACAGACGTTACGGCCATAATGAGAGCGATGAGCCTAAATTTACCCAGCCGGTATTGTACAAGGCTATTGAAGCTCACGCTAACCCACGCGAAATTTACCTGCAAAAATTATTGGCGCAGGGCGATATATCTGCCGATGCAGCTAAGGAAATGGAAAAAACTTTCCGCGACCTGTTGCAGGCTCAATTAAACGAAAGCAAATCTGAAGACCGCTTCACCGAAAGCAAACCAATGTTTGCCGGTGCATGGCAGGGCTTACACATCGGTTCTGAAAAAGAAGCTGTTGCACCTACAGCCACAGCTGTTGCAGAAGCTGAGTTATTGGCTATCGGTAATAAATTAACGGAACTGCCTAAAGGCAAACCACTGTTCAAGAAAATAGAAAAACTGTTTGAAGACCGCCGCAAGATGGTTAACGAAACCAAAGTTTTTGATTGGGCAATGGGCGAGTTATTTGCTTACGGTTCATTATTAAAAGAAGGCCACCCGGTACGTTTAAGCGGCGAGGACGTTAAACGTGGTACTTTCTCTCACCGCCACGCAGTAATTACACTGCCTGATACGGATGAAGAGTACACACCGATGGATCATATCGGTGCCGAAGAAAAATTCAGTATCTATAACTCATTATTATCTGAGTATGGTGTTTTAGGTTTTGAGTACGGTTATGCTTTAGCTAACCCACACGCCCTAACCATCTGGGAAGCACAGTTTGGCGACTTTGTTAACGGTGCGCAAATTATTGTTGACCAATACATAGCCAGTGCCGAAACTAAATGGCAACGTGGTAACGGTTTGGTAATGTTATTACCTCACGGTTACGAAGGCCAGGGCCCAGAGCACTCATCAGCACGTATAGAGCGCTTTATGGAGCTTTGTGCCGATAGCAATATCCAGGTAGCAAACTGTACTACACCTGCAAATTTCTTCCACATATTACGCCGCCAGTTAAACCGCGATTTCCGCAAGCCACTGGTTGTGTTTACACCGAAGAGCTTACTGCGCCACCCGGCATGTGTATCGCCGTTGGTTGATTTTACCGAAGGCCAGTTCCAGGAGTTAATTGACGATAGTTTTGTTGATACCAAAAAAGTAAAACGTGTGTTGTTCTGCTCTGGAAAGATCTATTACGATTTGTTAGAGAAACAACAAGCCGATAAACGTAAAGATGTTGCCATTGTACGTGTTGAGCAGCTTTACCCTACACCTAAAGATCAAATGGAGAAGCTGAAAGCTAAATACAGCCACGCTACCGAATTTATCTGGGTACAGGAAGAGCCTGAGAACATGGGTGCATGGCCATACATGCTGCGTAAGTTCCGCAAGAGCGAATTGCAGCTGGATGTTATTTCACGTAAAGAAAGTGCAAGTACAGCTACAGGTTATTCGAAACAACATAACTCACAGCAATTGTACATTGTTGGTAAAGCTTTTGAAGCACCTGCAGGCAGCCCCGTGAAAGAAACGATAAAAGAGACAACCAAAAAAATGGCTGAAACCAGCGCGGACTGA
- the lpxB gene encoding lipid-A-disaccharide synthase gives MKYYLVAGEASGDLHGANLMKELKKLDQQAEFRFYGGDLMQAEGGKLVKHYADMAFMGFVEVVANLRTILKNMKACKADISAYQPEVLILIDFPGFNLKIAEYAKKQGFPVYYYISPKVWAWNQKRVLKIKRVVDHLFCILPFEVEFYKSWGMDVDYVGNPLLDAISAFKPNENFLQENNLTGKKIVALLPGSRKQEINFLLPDMLAAAKQFPDYQFVIAGAPSFNAEYYDQYLAGEFIPIVFNATYDLLSNAEAAIVASGTATLETALFHVPQAVVYKGGKITIAIARALIKIRFISLVNLIVDRGIVKELIQQDCNPQTIAAELELILNDATYRQQMLADYSKLDERMGEPGASAKTAGLIVKYAQKK, from the coding sequence ATGAAGTATTACCTGGTTGCCGGCGAAGCTTCGGGCGATTTGCACGGGGCTAACCTGATGAAGGAATTGAAGAAACTTGATCAGCAGGCCGAATTCCGTTTCTATGGCGGCGACCTGATGCAGGCCGAGGGCGGCAAGCTGGTAAAGCACTATGCGGATATGGCTTTTATGGGTTTTGTGGAAGTGGTGGCTAACCTGCGCACCATCCTCAAAAATATGAAGGCTTGTAAGGCTGATATCAGCGCTTATCAGCCAGAAGTATTGATCCTAATCGATTTCCCGGGCTTTAACCTCAAAATTGCCGAATACGCTAAAAAGCAAGGCTTCCCGGTTTACTACTATATCTCGCCCAAAGTTTGGGCCTGGAACCAGAAACGTGTACTAAAAATTAAACGGGTGGTTGATCACCTGTTTTGCATCCTGCCGTTCGAGGTAGAGTTTTATAAAAGCTGGGGTATGGATGTTGATTATGTAGGCAACCCGTTGCTCGATGCCATATCTGCCTTTAAACCGAATGAGAATTTCCTTCAGGAGAATAATCTTACCGGCAAAAAAATAGTAGCCCTGTTACCCGGCAGCCGCAAGCAGGAAATTAATTTTTTACTGCCCGATATGCTGGCCGCTGCTAAGCAGTTTCCGGATTACCAGTTTGTGATTGCAGGCGCTCCATCATTTAACGCTGAATATTACGATCAGTACCTGGCGGGAGAATTCATCCCAATCGTATTTAACGCCACTTACGATCTGTTAAGTAATGCCGAAGCTGCCATAGTAGCATCGGGCACAGCAACGCTGGAGACGGCTTTATTTCACGTGCCACAAGCGGTGGTGTATAAAGGGGGAAAGATTACTATTGCCATAGCACGTGCATTAATTAAGATCCGTTTTATATCGTTGGTAAACTTAATTGTAGACCGGGGTATTGTGAAGGAATTAATACAGCAGGATTGCAACCCTCAAACCATTGCTGCTGAATTAGAACTGATATTAAACGATGCTACTTACCGCCAGCAAATGCTTGCTGACTACAGCAAACTGGATGAGCGAATGGGCGAGCCCGGTGCTTCGGCCAAAACAGCGGGGCTGATTGTAAAATATGCGCAAAAAAAATAG
- the surE gene encoding 5'/3'-nucleotidase SurE, producing MKKDKPTILIVNDDGITAPGIKALMETMAEIGRVVVVAPDSPQSGMGHAITIGKPLRLDKVELYDGFETYSCSGTPVDCVKLAVNIIFKGKKPDLCVSGINHGLNNSINVLYSGTMSAAVEGAIEGIPSIGYSLDDFTLQANFSHALKYVKEIALQVLENGLPTATLLNVNFPNTADLKGIKICRQARAKWAEEFDERVDPHKRPYYWLTGVFQLDDQGEDTDVWALEHNYVSVVPVQFDMTAHHAIAVLNGWKF from the coding sequence ATGAAAAAAGATAAGCCCACCATCCTCATTGTAAACGACGACGGCATCACAGCTCCCGGTATTAAAGCCTTAATGGAAACCATGGCCGAAATTGGTCGCGTGGTGGTGGTAGCGCCGGATAGCCCGCAATCGGGAATGGGGCACGCCATTACTATTGGCAAGCCCTTGCGTTTAGATAAAGTAGAATTGTATGATGGCTTCGAAACCTATAGTTGCTCAGGTACACCGGTTGATTGTGTAAAGCTGGCTGTGAATATCATCTTCAAAGGTAAAAAGCCAGATCTGTGTGTATCGGGTATTAATCATGGTTTGAATAATTCCATCAACGTATTGTATTCGGGTACCATGTCGGCAGCGGTTGAGGGGGCTATTGAAGGTATCCCTTCAATCGGTTACTCACTGGATGATTTTACGTTGCAGGCTAACTTTAGCCATGCGCTTAAATATGTGAAGGAAATTGCGTTGCAGGTATTAGAAAATGGTTTGCCAACGGCGACCTTACTGAATGTAAACTTCCCGAATACTGCCGATCTGAAAGGGATCAAAATTTGCCGCCAGGCACGCGCTAAATGGGCTGAAGAGTTTGATGAGCGCGTTGATCCGCATAAGCGCCCTTATTACTGGTTAACCGGTGTATTTCAATTGGACGATCAGGGCGAGGATACCGACGTTTGGGCATTAGAACATAATTATGTATCGGTAGTACCCGTACAATTTGATATGACGGCACACCATGCTATCGCGGTTTTAAACGGTTGGAAGTTTTAA